The genomic stretch AAAGGTAGTTGAATAGAAAAAGTAGATCCATAGCCTGGAATCGAATCAATTGTCACTGTTCCACCTAAGGATTCAATTGTATTTTTAACAACATCAAGCCCTACACCTCGCCCTGAAACATCAGAAATTTGTTCAGCTGTGGAAAAACCAGATGCAAACATAAGATCATACACTTGTTGATCCGTTAAACCTTGAGCATCCCTTTCTGAAACAATTCCTTTTTTCAAAGCTTTTTCTAAAATTTTATCGCGGTCAATCCCTGCACCATCATCCTCAAGGTCAATGAACACATGATTACCGCTATGATATGCTTTCAGTCGAACTGTACCTTCCCTCTTTTTTCCGTTCTGTTCGCGTACGTCCGGCATTTCAATTCCATGATCTAGCGCATTACGAAGCAAGTGGACAAGTGGGTCACCAATTTCATCAATAACTGTACGATCAAGCTCTGTTTCAGCCCCAATAATTTTTAGATGAATTTCTTTCCCTAAATCTTTTGCTAGTTGACGAACCATACGCGGAAAGCGATTAAAAACAGTTTCAACTGGAACCATACGCATGTTTAAAATAATAGACTGTAAATCTCCAGAAATACGTGACATCCGCTCAACAGTTTCTTCTAGTTCTTGATTATTTAAATCTTTTGAAATCTGTTCAAGACGCCCTCTATCAATGACTAGCTCTTCAAATAAATTCATTAAGCTATCCAGTCGGTCGATGTTGACTCGTATTGTTTTATTAATAGACACAGCTTTCGCTGGTGCTGTTTCTTTACCAGTATGGTCATCGACACGTTCTACATTAGCCTCTTGAGCGCGTGAGGCTTGGTTTTCACTACCAGTTGCTATATCTTCTTTTGGATCCACAGTATTAATCTGCACAAGCTCTACTTCAGAGATTTGCATCAACTGCTCTTTTAACGAGCTTGCCTCTTGTTTTGATACCAATACAACCGTAAATTGTTGATCAAACTGTTCTTGTTCGATATCTTGAACGATTGGGTTTGACTTCACGACTTCACCAGCTTGCTCAACTACGTCAAATACCATATATGCTCTCGCTGCTTTTAATAAGCAACGCTCATCTAATATAACGGTTATCTCATATACAAAAAATTCTTGATCTAACGCTTGTTTTAAAAGGCCTATTTCGCATTCATCATATACAATGCTAGGCGGTACCACTTTACTTTCTACCGCTACCGCCACTTCTAGTTCTCCGCTTTCTAAAGCTTGGAGTTTCGT from Bacillus sp. 1780r2a1 encodes the following:
- a CDS encoding chemotaxis protein CheA; this translates as MDMSQYLEVFIEESKEHLQNINQQLLEFEKDVNNLSFVNEIFRSAHTLKGMSATMGFEDLANLTHKMENVLDAIRNQQLSVNTSVVDLVFESVDALEVMVESIATGGDGGYDVQEIVTKLQALESGELEVAVAVESKVVPPSIVYDECEIGLLKQALDQEFFVYEITVILDERCLLKAARAYMVFDVVEQAGEVVKSNPIVQDIEQEQFDQQFTVVLVSKQEASSLKEQLMQISEVELVQINTVDPKEDIATGSENQASRAQEANVERVDDHTGKETAPAKAVSINKTIRVNIDRLDSLMNLFEELVIDRGRLEQISKDLNNQELEETVERMSRISGDLQSIILNMRMVPVETVFNRFPRMVRQLAKDLGKEIHLKIIGAETELDRTVIDEIGDPLVHLLRNALDHGIEMPDVREQNGKKREGTVRLKAYHSGNHVFIDLEDDGAGIDRDKILEKALKKGIVSERDAQGLTDQQVYDLMFASGFSTAEQISDVSGRGVGLDVVKNTIESLGGTVTIDSIPGYGSTFSIQLPLTLSIISALLVNMQDERYALPLSSIIETALVNKKDVMKAHGQEVIDFRGKIIPLLNLKKLFNVPEAFEQKDVYPVVIVRKGDKTAGLIVDSFIGQQEIVLKSLGNYLTSPFAISGATILGDGQVALIIDCNALIK